One window from the genome of Pseudoliparis swirei isolate HS2019 ecotype Mariana Trench chromosome 24, NWPU_hadal_v1, whole genome shotgun sequence encodes:
- the lgals2b gene encoding lectin, galactoside-binding, soluble, 2b: MKITNMTFKEGQEFKVRIKPDGDCDSFAINIGHDADNIAMHFNPRFDFGGDSNCIVFNSLSGGSWGEELREGNFPFTRGEECKFHINFNMEQFYIRLPDGSMINFPNRLGDLKYKYFDVSGAARIIGIKVK; this comes from the exons ATG AAGATCACGAACATGACCTTCAAGGAGGGCCAGGAGTTCAAGGTCCGCATCAAGCCGGACGGCGACTGCGACTC CTTCGCCATCAACATCGGCCACGACGCCGACAACATCGCGATGCACTTCAACCCGCGCTTCGACTTCGGCGGCGACAGCAACTGCATCGTGTTCAACTCGCTGTCCGGGGGCAGCTGGGGGGAGGAGCTCCGCGAGGGCAACTTCCCCTTCACCCGCGGGGAGGaatgcaag TTCCACATCAACTTCAACATGGAGCAGTTCTACATCCGGCTGCCTGACGGCTCCATGATCAACTTCCCCAACCGCCTGGGAGACCTCAAGTACAAGTACTTCGACGTGAGCGGGGCGGCCCGGATCATCGGCATCAAGGTCAAGTAa